In the Sediminibacter sp. Hel_I_10 genome, one interval contains:
- the ppk1 gene encoding polyphosphate kinase 1, whose amino-acid sequence MKLYNTKFYHRDLSWLRFNHRVLQEAADHRNPLYERIKFLAIFSSNLDEFFRVRVSDIRQIKKIEKPLRKKLITKPNKVLKEIKIQVDQLQEAFGAIFKDGIIPDLKKQDIHLIDYHDFSEEQEAIATTYFEDTLKPKIDLKNTYHDNSDTIFIENEASYLTTMSGETLHLVKIPDDEPRFFTFPSENGHHYITFIDDILKFGLAKIHPDDEVRYYALKISRDAELYIEDEFSGNLMKKIKESLPKRDKGQPTRVLIDKRMPESFQTLLKRALDVYNIDLVLGGRHHNFKDFFSFPNPSKNEGLTFKPLPQLAHPVLSKTKNIFKTIAAKDQLLHFPYQSFEPVIDLVETAAQDPTVTTIKMTMYRLASESRLNTAIAQAAKNGKKVIIFIEVKARFDEKNNIKWGTIFKENGAQVIYSYADIKVHSKVLYIEREEDNVSKSYAYISTGNFNEKTAKLYADYGLMTANKKITKDLNKVFMVLEGITIVPKTKRLLVSPYTTRQALERLINQEIEHAKAGKDAFIILKMNSLQDHELIEKLYEASNAGVNVRLIVRGMCSLVAGIKNQSENIYITSILDRFLEHGRVYIFGNDGDEQMYIGSADWMTRNLNHRIEVLTPILDKDIHQTLRELIEIQLSDTVKARVIDAEQQNNYVESSEEKIRAQYATYDYFLKNE is encoded by the coding sequence ATGAAATTGTACAATACCAAATTTTATCATCGTGACCTCTCTTGGCTTCGGTTTAACCATCGTGTGCTACAAGAAGCGGCAGATCATAGAAATCCATTATACGAACGTATTAAGTTCTTAGCCATATTCTCATCAAATCTTGATGAATTTTTTAGGGTGCGTGTCTCTGATATTCGCCAAATCAAAAAAATAGAAAAACCGCTTAGAAAGAAACTGATTACCAAACCCAATAAGGTTTTAAAGGAAATCAAAATTCAAGTCGATCAATTGCAGGAGGCTTTTGGCGCTATTTTTAAGGATGGGATTATTCCCGACCTTAAAAAACAAGACATCCACTTGATCGATTATCATGATTTTAGTGAGGAGCAAGAAGCCATTGCAACCACCTATTTTGAAGACACCTTAAAACCAAAAATAGATTTAAAAAACACATATCACGATAATAGTGATACCATTTTTATAGAGAACGAAGCGTCCTATTTGACCACCATGTCTGGAGAGACCCTTCATCTCGTGAAAATTCCAGATGATGAACCGCGTTTTTTTACATTTCCTTCGGAAAACGGACACCACTACATCACCTTTATCGATGATATTCTAAAATTTGGTTTGGCCAAAATACATCCAGATGACGAGGTAAGATATTATGCCCTGAAAATCTCAAGGGATGCCGAGCTTTATATTGAAGATGAATTTTCGGGCAATTTGATGAAGAAAATCAAAGAGTCACTTCCCAAAAGAGATAAAGGGCAACCCACACGTGTGTTGATTGACAAGAGGATGCCAGAATCGTTTCAAACGCTTCTAAAAAGAGCTTTAGACGTTTATAATATCGATTTGGTTTTGGGTGGACGCCACCATAATTTCAAGGATTTCTTTTCGTTTCCCAACCCTTCCAAAAATGAGGGACTTACCTTTAAGCCCCTTCCTCAATTAGCGCATCCAGTTCTCTCCAAAACAAAAAATATATTTAAAACCATTGCAGCTAAAGATCAACTCCTTCACTTTCCGTATCAATCTTTTGAGCCGGTGATTGACCTTGTAGAAACTGCAGCGCAAGACCCAACGGTCACCACCATAAAGATGACCATGTATAGGCTGGCCAGCGAGTCTCGGCTAAACACGGCCATAGCTCAAGCCGCAAAAAACGGAAAAAAGGTCATTATTTTCATAGAAGTAAAAGCACGTTTTGATGAAAAAAACAACATCAAATGGGGCACCATCTTTAAAGAAAACGGCGCTCAAGTCATCTATAGTTACGCCGATATTAAGGTACATTCAAAGGTTCTTTATATTGAACGTGAAGAGGACAATGTCTCCAAAAGTTATGCTTACATCAGCACCGGTAACTTTAATGAAAAAACAGCAAAGCTTTATGCCGATTATGGTTTGATGACTGCCAATAAAAAAATCACTAAAGACCTCAATAAAGTGTTTATGGTATTGGAGGGCATCACCATCGTACCAAAAACAAAACGCTTATTAGTTTCACCTTATACCACTAGACAAGCTCTAGAGCGTCTGATAAATCAGGAGATTGAGCATGCCAAGGCCGGTAAAGATGCCTTTATCATCTTAAAAATGAACAGTCTCCAAGACCATGAGTTGATTGAAAAACTTTATGAAGCTAGTAACGCCGGAGTAAACGTTCGTTTAATTGTAAGAGGCATGTGCAGCTTAGTTGCCGGTATTAAAAATCAAAGTGAAAATATTTACATCACCAGTATTTTAGATCGTTTTCTTGAACATGGACGCGTGTATATTTTTGGGAACGACGGTGATGAGCAAATGTATATTGGATCTGCAGATTGGATGACCCGTAACCTCAATCACCGTATTGAGGTGCTTACACCCATTTTAGACAAAGATATCCATCAAACGCTTCGCGAACTTATAGAGATTCAACTTTCAGATACTGTTAAAGCTCGCGTGATTGATGCTGAACAACAAAACAATTACGTAGAGAGTTCCGAAGAAAAAATTAGAGCGCAATACGCCACTTATGATTATTTTTTGAAAAATGAATAA
- a CDS encoding deoxynucleoside kinase, with product MHVAVAGNIGAGKTTLTKLLAKHYRWEPQLEDVVDNPYLDDFYNQMERWSFNLQVYFLNSRFRQVAQIRESGKDIIQDRTIYEDAHIFAPNLHAMGLMTNRDYENYRSLFDLMESFVEGPDLLIYLRSSIQNLVAQIHRRGREYENSISIDYLSRLNERYEAWIHGYSKGNLLIIDVDQLDFVMNPEDLGGIINKIDAQINGLF from the coding sequence ATGCACGTCGCCGTCGCAGGAAACATAGGTGCTGGCAAGACCACACTCACTAAATTATTAGCCAAACATTATCGCTGGGAACCCCAATTAGAAGATGTGGTTGACAACCCTTATCTAGATGATTTTTACAACCAAATGGAGCGTTGGAGTTTTAACCTTCAAGTTTATTTTCTCAATAGCAGATTTCGGCAAGTAGCACAAATTAGAGAGAGTGGCAAAGACATCATTCAAGATAGAACCATCTACGAAGATGCACACATATTTGCGCCCAATCTTCATGCCATGGGATTGATGACCAATCGGGATTATGAAAACTATCGCTCACTTTTTGACCTTATGGAATCTTTTGTGGAGGGTCCAGATCTCTTGATTTACTTGCGCAGCTCCATTCAAAATTTAGTGGCACAAATACACAGACGCGGTCGTGAGTATGAAAACTCCATAAGTATAGATTATCTCAGCAGATTGAACGAACGCTACGAAGCATGGATTCACGGCTATTCTAAAGGAAACTTACTTATCATTGATGTTGATCAATTAGATTTTGTGATGAATCCTGAAGACTTAGGTGGCATCATCAATAAAATTGATGCTCAAATAAATGGTCTCTTTTAA